The following proteins come from a genomic window of Salinicoccus sp. RF5:
- the rplK gene encoding 50S ribosomal protein L11, producing MAKKVINVVKLQIPAGKANPAPPVGPALGQAGVNIMGFCKEFNARTQEQAGLIIPVEISVFEDRSFTFITKTPPAAVLLKKAANTEKGSGEPNKNKVATVTEAQVREIAETKMEDLNAADVEAAMRMVEGTARSMGFSVEK from the coding sequence GTGGCTAAAAAAGTAATCAACGTAGTAAAATTGCAGATTCCTGCAGGTAAAGCGAACCCGGCACCACCGGTAGGTCCGGCACTAGGTCAGGCGGGCGTAAACATCATGGGATTCTGTAAAGAATTCAATGCACGTACACAGGAACAGGCTGGTCTCATCATTCCGGTTGAAATTTCCGTATTCGAGGACCGTTCCTTCACTTTCATTACGAAGACTCCACCAGCGGCTGTTCTTTTGAAGAAAGCTGCCAACACCGAAAAAGGTTCAGGCGAACCGAACAAGAATAAAGTGGCGACAGTAACTGAAGCGCAGGTACGTGAAATTGCTGAAACTAAAATGGAAGACCTTAATGCAGCAGACGTGGAAGCGGCTATGCGTATGGTCGAAGGTACAGCAAGAAGCA